gacgtggagaagaacaactcccgcgtcaaactcgccgtcaaaagcctggtgaccaagggcatcctggtgcagaccaagggcaccggcgcctcaggctctttcaagctcaacaagaagcagaccgaggcgaagaagcccgcggccaaaaaagccgccgctcctaaagtgaaaaaggCCGCAAAGAAACCCGCCGCTGCAAAGAAGCCCAAGAAGGTAACAGCCAAGAAGCCCGAAGCCGCTAAGAAGTCCCCCAAGAAGGTCAAGAAACCCGCTGCTGCCGCTAAGAAAGTCACCAAGAGCCCCAAGAAGGCTAAGAAGCCGGCGACCCCCAAGAAGGCAGCCAAGAGTCCTAAAAAAGCCAAGGCAGCCAAACCTAAGACCGCTAAGCCCAAAGCGGCCAAGACCAAAAAAGCTGCACCCAAAAAGAAGTAAACATGTTCCTGTTTTATTAACTTCGTTTTCttaaaacggctcttttaagagccacctataTCTTCCTCTAAAGAGTCTCGTTtcctaaatatatacatacatataagcatgcatgcgaacatacaactattcatacatgcaaccattcatacatacatattttgtgGAGAGTGTAATAAGCAAGGAGTTAAAAACACTAAGTATAACTGgtcttgttttatgtgtaataatTTTGTCACACATCCCCATAAAACTgtctgtataaatgtgtatatgtatgtgcactcacgtatatgagctccttacataatgtaattgttagtgtaaatgttattgtgacataatataatgtaattgttgcttaagagaagcttttctgtatcaTACATTACATGGACGGGAGAACGGAGGAGAAGAGAGGGGAGGAGGGGCGGGGCCAATATGTGAGGGGGCTTGTATGTGTTTCCCTGAGACATGACGGCGCGTTTATGATTGGCTCAGCTGTGCCTTCTCTCTAAGCCAATAGAAGAGAGGCCAGTTTGCCTATATCATACCGTTTCGAGCTCTCTCCCAGTTTACTTCAGTTTTGTTCCACGAACGCATCTGATCATCAAAATGAGTGGCCGAGGGAAGACCGATCTTTTTATCAAAGTGTAATTaacttaattttaaaaaaaggaGATTCACATGATTTTGATAATTGGCGACAAATTACAATAATGAACGtagattataaaatatttgCTAAGATTTTAATGAATagaataaatgaacatttagACAATTTGATAGAATTGGAACAGACATGTGCAATAAAAGGCAGATATATGTGGGACAACTTGAATTCTTTAAGAGagataatgacaaataaaaacattaacgattattttattattgctcttGACCAAAAGAAGGCTTTTGATTTAATATCTAGAGAGtatctttggttggtgttgGAACactatgggtttcctcctaaaTTTATACATATGGTTAAGCTATTATATAAAACATCTGTGACACAAGTAAAAGTAAACAGTGTTTTGACAGATTCCTTCTTAGTGGAACGGGGAGTTAAACAAGGCTGCCCCTTAAGTGCAGCCCTTTATGTACTAGCTATTAGCCCTCTTCTAAATAAAATCAAGAATGACCCAAGAATACAAGGTATAAAACTTTCTAAGAACAACATAATTAAAATCTCAGCTTACGCTGATGATATAacagtttttattaaaaaccaatttgaatacaatatattaaaagaCTATTTTAATGAATATGAAATAATAGCAGGTGCAAAACTTAACCAAATGAAAACAGAAGGTATTTGGATAGGAGGAAATACACAACCCTATCTAGAAGTTAatataaaagaagaaataaaagtacTGGGTATATATGTATCTAAAGATAGAGCACGTGAACTAAACTGGGAAAAGAAAGAAGAGTCAGTGAAACATGAACTGGACAAATTCAAAGGCTCTAACTATAAAACTCGCATACATATtattaaaacctttattttatctaaattattatttcttgCTACTGTTTTTCCACCAgatgaaaaatgtattaatcGCCTGAACAAATTGTGTATTAAATTTATATGGAATACAAATAGGGAGGTAACAAAACGAACCCTTCTGTTTAAACCAAAGTTACAAGGAGGGTTAGGAGCAATTGACTTaggcattaaattaaaaattgcattttgtaaaaacatAGCACAAGCAATGGAAAGGAAGGCTAAGTGGATACTAAAGGAATCTGAATGGTTGaaacaaaaaggaaagaaaagaaaagatgtattttattataaacttattTATGGTGATTTCACATTTAAGCATACAAACTTAAATATTGACTGGATTAACTTATCAAATAAagaaatttataaattaattaatacattttatcatGGAGAAACCTTAcagtatagacagacagatttaaatgaaagtaagataataataaagaacataCTCTCTAAAAATATCGTTTCATAGACTCACATGTCATAAACCATATGATTTATGACAtggtaaaaaattaacaaatcaatatgTATGACTTAATTTTTCCCCCATTTATCTATCTTTACGTATATccctatatatgtatacattagcCAAGTTATAGATCACTTGCAGTAGCAAAACCAACAATATAGACGATTAAAAGCGGTGCAGCAAACGTGTTTGTGTAATACACatggaacaaaaataataataatgctaataataataaggaaaatgaacgaaatattcaataatatatttttttaaaggtaTATACTTTAAATGCGATTGTAAGCTGTGTtctaaaagcacaaagaaacaaaggaaAGTATTATAAATCCCGCCAACAGCATGGAGGAAATACTTTGTTTTTTGAAACGAGGCAGCGGCAGAACGCCGACCAGTAAGTGACATTTGATGTAAGCACGATCGTCCAATGAGAAAAGAGCTTCATCAAGACGCCCAATGAGCGCAAtaatttattaagtgtaaattatcataattactcataataatgatttttatttctattatagttgttgtaataatagtattattggtgatgatggtagtagtagtaactgtaattataatgttatggagaaCCAATAGACGGTTAGTGGAGCGTTTCTTCCATCTCGTGACCAAAATGTGAAAACAGGAACtaaatctgtgtgtttgtgtgtatgtgtgtgttttcttttatgtatgtgtatttttatgtatttttatgtaatataaaaaattgttAGGAGAATTTAGTGGCGTTGGTGTTGCACGGTGTACagtctgtattttacacagagatggtataaactgattgtagtgtaatctacagtatggctgtacattggtagaaTGTAAACACGCTGGATGAAGGTATGAGGAATGAGCAGAATATTGAATGTTAACCATAAGACTGGTTattgtaataatggtaataaaacaaCGGAATTCACAATGATGCCTTTTCTAATTtggaaattcatgtgtttcagccgccACCTTAGCTAACAAGTGTTAACAAGTGTCATAAGCGAGTGAGATAAAGACCATGACTGAATTAGATTAAAGGGGAAgaccctgtcctgttccagcaggactaaacctctgtgcacaaagcaaaatccACAAACATAAAGAGAAGCTCGGCTTCAAGAAACTAATTGTGAACAAATTGTGTATTAAATTTATATGGAATACAAATAGGGAGGTAACAAAACGAACCCTTTTGTTTAAACCAAAGTTACAAGGAGGGTTAGGAGCAATCGACTTgggcattaaattaaaaattgcattttgtaaaaacatAGCACAAGCAATGGAAAGGAAGGCTAAGTGGATACTAAAGGAATCTGAATGGTTGaaacaaaaaggaaagaaaagaaaagatgtattttattataaacttattTATGGTGATTTCACATTTAAGCATACAAACTTAAATATTGACTGGATTAACTTATCAAATAAagaaatttataaattaattaatacattttgtcaTGGAGAAACCTTAcagtatagacagacagatttaaatgaaagtaagataataataaagaacataCTCTCTAAAAATATTTCTGAAAATATAAGAGACACTATGTggctaataataaatcatagacTACCTGTTAGAACAATTGTGAAATGGAGTTGCTATGTCACCACCACTAAATGTCCTATACATGGTTGTCTGGAAGAAGAAACAATTGAACATCTTTTGTTGAACTGTACAAGAACCACCAACATTtggaataaagtaaaaacattaaatttggaTTTTGATATAAATATGAGAACAATAATGTATGGTATTTTTGATAATGTACATACAAATATTGAAGAATTTTACTGGctaattatttgtgtggtgaatACAAAGATTTGGAAAACAAGATGCAAAATAATTATAGACCAAATTAATATAAGTGctgacattgtttttaaacagattGTTTGTCACTTAAGACGGTTGCGAACTGAAGATCTTAAAGCTAAGAAAAAATTTCCATGGTCGATACTTAAGTTGTAAAAATTTGTATGTAAtagattttatgttttgtatgtGTTATTGCTGTGTTCTTTATCTTGTTCGGATTGTAATGTAATGATGATAACTTTGTTCTGAAAATCATGTCTTAATAAAGATCATATTTAAAAAGGAAAAGgctttcaaatgtaaatgatgttaaAGATGTACAAAGTTTGTGGTTTAAAAATAAGAGTTTCCTTTCAATCGGGGAAAGTAAAGCTGACGGTATCGGAATTATGTTTTAT
The DNA window shown above is from Trichomycterus rosablanca isolate fTriRos1 unplaced genomic scaffold, fTriRos1.hap1 scaffold_311, whole genome shotgun sequence and carries:
- the LOC134307580 gene encoding histone H1-like, coding for ASSAPAKAPKKKTAAKPKKAGPSVGELIVKAVSASKERSGVSLAALKKALSAGGYDVEKNNSRVKLAVKSLVTKGILVQTKGTGASGSFKLNKKQTEAKKPAAKKAAAPKVKKAAKKPAAAKKPKKVTAKKPEAAKKSPKKVKKPAAAAKKVTKSPKKAKKPATPKKAAKSPKKAKAAKPKTAKPKAAKTKKAAPKKK